In the Salvia miltiorrhiza cultivar Shanhuang (shh) chromosome 8, IMPLAD_Smil_shh, whole genome shotgun sequence genome, CGAGCTGCAGGTATTACATACACAACTCTCATAAAAGACAACAGTTTTAATGAAAAAATGGTAATATAATTAATGTGATGTAGCTAGTAGAGGATAGCAACCACGCCAGGCTAAACAAAGAAGTGGCTGAGAGAACCCATCAGCTTAGgtaatatatgtacatatataagcTTCTTATTACAAATACCTCTTCAAGAATCTAtccattattaattattttattttgaaattaaaaaggcGCATGAGAGGAGAAGAACTTCAAGGATTAAGTATTCAAGAGCTGCAGCAGCTGGAGAAGTCACTTGAAGTTGGCCTAGGCCGTGTCATTGAGAAGAAGGCTAGcgtcgaaaataaataaatatcaaatattttatttttttcatatcaACATAAATTTGAGATGAGATGTTGATGTTGATCAAAacccttaattaatttaataattttgtgGTATTTGGCAGGGTGAGAAAATCTTGAATGAGATCAGTCAACTTCAAGAAAAGGTATAAATTGATGGCATTATGATTGTGTTGTAGTAGTGATACAAACACTTGAATAAGCCAGAAACATGTTTTACGAATTTGGTGTTTCTCTAAATGTGCAGGGAATGCAGCTCATTGAAGAAAACAAACGTCTACGACTGCAGGTTAATTAATTGTGACTCAACTcgagtatatatatagtagtagcTCGATCTCTGCCTCTCATCGATTGTTTGATCATATATTGTAAAATTGATAGGTGTTAGATTTATCAAATAATGGGGTAAAGAGAGTGACGATAACTGCTGAGTCAGATACTATAATGTATGAGGAAGGGCAGTCGTCGGAGTCCGTCACCAACGCCGGCAACTCCACCGGCCCTCCACAAGATTATGACAGCTCGGATACATCTCTTAAGCTTGGGTGAGTTTATCTCTACTTTCTCATCGTTTATATGGACATATATCAtgtttttttaagaaaaaaaaaatactactcctaGTGTGGACATCAACAAGCATGTATAGAAATTAAGTCATTGCTTTTATTGGACTGTCTTGCGATAATATTAGTTGAGATTATGACTATACATGCGTAAATGCTTGCTCTAGCTATGATTTAATCTATAAATGTTCATCTAGATATGATTTCATGGAGTTAACTAAAATAATACTTGTATTATCATAAGTGGTTAAAATGTACACTTACACTCAATGACAAAGCAAGAGTACTCTTTTATCAAGATCCCCAACCTAACATTAATATGAAAAAtgttaaaatgaaaattataagTCATATGTCACAGACTCACAATTATAGTTTAGcattaaaaatcaataatataataaattacttgaactTAATTCGATTATGATAAGGAAAAATTAGAGCATTAGAGTATAGTCTATtgtaattatacttaattttgaTAAAAGACTGATtgattttttaacattttttaagATAAAGATTAACTAAGTCTATTACCATAAATGACACTAATTTACACTATAATTAGTGTAGGTGTGTTGGTTTAATGGTAAAGTGGTTAATGTGTGCGGCAAAATGTCTTAAATTTGAGTCACCATcatactatttttaaaattatttattctttcacCCAAAAAAGATGCACTATAATTTATTACTACTAAACTTTGATTTAGAAAAACAATACAAAGGAAAATGAAAGTAGGGTGTGGATGCCTCACACTGATATATTTGTTTCAATTGTATGCAGCCATATTTATGAAGTAATAAAAGATACATTTTTCTGATCCCATCCCTGATTACACTAAAATGATATTCCACAAACCATGTCAATTAATTAAAGGTAGTCTGCGCCACTACTCTTGATATGCAAACTTGAAGAAACCTATGCAATCTTAATTgcaaaggaaataaaatatatatatatacttgaagaAGCTTCTATATAATGACTACAATGGGCAAGCATAATAGAATGTCGATTGCCGCTTTTCGTTTCCTAATTCGAAAAGGGAAATCAATTTgatgaaattatttttgttgcagGCTGCCTTACACTGGGTGATGAAGAAACTTAAGGAGCGAGGTAGCTCAACGTCAAAGACTTGGTGCCTAATTTACTGAACCATAACACTTTCTAGTGGAATTTTAAAGCTAACTCCGACTGCATGCACAGAGCAATGTAGACTCTTAATTATATTCTTCTATGTTTGTTGTATATCCTATTCCTATATATAAGTATCTACCTACAAATACATTTAATTCTCTAGACGTGTGCGCTGCGGTCGATAATTGAAGCCATTCATGaattttataagtttattatatacgcatatatatat is a window encoding:
- the LOC131001503 gene encoding MADS-box protein SVP-like → MAREKIQIKKIDNVTARQVTFSKRRRGLFKKAEELSVLCDADVALIIFSSTGKLFEYASSSMKEILGRHNLHSKNLNKLEQPSLELQLVEDSNHARLNKEVAERTHQLRRMRGEELQGLSIQELQQLEKSLEVGLGRVIEKKGEKILNEISQLQEKGMQLIEENKRLRLQVLDLSNNGVKRVTITAESDTIMYEEGQSSESVTNAGNSTGPPQDYDSSDTSLKLGLPYTG